Proteins found in one Vagococcus carniphilus genomic segment:
- a CDS encoding GNAT family N-acetyltransferase, with the protein MDIRRIESNEIDQMVPLRDYCFSRKYTGDKLTDYINWTKHSTSTGAFSDGKLVGQMMSLPLSQQLYQHTFKMAGVGFVGVYPEFRSGGVMKQIIKESLKLMREEEQYVSVLGPFSVGYYRKMGWEVMFDSINYEIDMRDFPEIKLDSVPVFHRFDFNDWPKEKIQILYNEVAEMKHGWMFRDELWWERLELREADSYFVLVEDGFMRYRKSGTTFLMEDLVTKTYEAQKQLLHYITLHRSNFFKIQGVSSIHHPLNYFLTAVPCDRLVGNQFMGRIVDVEKTMSVVPVKTTTNCFYLNIQDPLCEWNDGLFKVENGKIERINDQVANDDVIIEISIQALSALFFGYKTIEELSYLNLIECSKESLNQFSETYQFQPVEIFDHF; encoded by the coding sequence ATGGATATTCGTAGAATAGAATCAAATGAAATAGATCAAATGGTTCCACTAAGAGATTATTGTTTCAGCAGAAAGTATACTGGAGATAAACTAACCGATTATATTAATTGGACAAAGCATTCAACTAGCACGGGAGCTTTTTCAGATGGCAAACTTGTTGGTCAAATGATGTCACTTCCATTATCTCAACAACTGTACCAGCATACCTTTAAAATGGCAGGTGTGGGATTTGTAGGAGTTTATCCTGAATTTCGCAGTGGTGGTGTAATGAAACAAATTATCAAAGAATCATTAAAATTGATGAGAGAAGAAGAACAATATGTTTCTGTTTTAGGTCCTTTTTCTGTTGGTTACTACCGAAAAATGGGCTGGGAAGTGATGTTTGATAGTATTAATTATGAAATTGATATGCGTGATTTTCCAGAGATTAAATTAGATAGTGTGCCAGTTTTTCATCGATTTGATTTTAATGATTGGCCTAAAGAGAAGATACAGATATTGTATAATGAAGTGGCTGAAATGAAACATGGTTGGATGTTCCGTGATGAGCTTTGGTGGGAACGACTGGAATTAAGAGAAGCAGATAGTTATTTTGTTTTGGTGGAAGATGGATTCATGCGTTATCGAAAATCAGGGACTACCTTTTTGATGGAAGATTTGGTAACGAAAACGTATGAAGCGCAAAAACAATTGCTTCACTACATAACACTTCATCGTTCTAACTTCTTTAAAATTCAAGGGGTCTCAAGTATCCATCACCCATTAAATTATTTTCTAACAGCTGTTCCATGTGATCGTTTGGTAGGAAATCAATTTATGGGAAGAATAGTAGATGTTGAAAAAACGATGTCTGTTGTGCCAGTAAAAACAACAACTAATTGTTTTTATTTAAACATTCAAGACCCACTGTGTGAATGGAACGATGGACTATTCAAGGTTGAAAATGGAAAAATAGAGAGAATTAATGATCAAGTAGCAAATGATGATGTTATAATAGAAATTAGTATACAGGCGTTGTCAGCATTATTTTTTGGCTACAAGACAATAGAAGAATTAAGTTATCTTAATTTGATTGAATGTTCCAAAGAAAGTTTAAACCAATTTTCTGAAACATATCAATTCCAACCTGTTGAAATATTTGATCATTTTTAA
- a CDS encoding exo-beta-N-acetylmuramidase NamZ family protein gives MSIVQNGIDYLKGSPFEENLKGKKVGLITNVTGLTKEFDSSVSVLDELCDLTILFAPEHGIRGEAQAGEDVASYFDPYFSKKVISLYGDKRAPSLEDIKELDVLVYDIQDIGSRYYTYIYTMYLSMKVAKEADIQFIVLDRVDVLGGNHVFGHLMPEAYFSFVGMLPIPNVYGMTVGELAYFCNEELAVQADLVVVPIKGWKRGMTFEETGLPWVMPSPNIPTPETAWLYTGTCLIEGTNLSEGRGTTKPFEIIGAPFINGTKLAENLNELSLSGIKFRPVFFTPTFSKHQGEACEGVQCHVFDKEKSEPLDAVYKLLRMIQEMYPDQLEVKIPFETSPHLFFTHLAGHPYEVSMDDEELVIEFKEKRSKYLLYK, from the coding sequence ATGAGTATCGTTCAAAATGGCATTGATTATCTAAAAGGTTCTCCTTTTGAAGAAAACCTTAAAGGGAAAAAAGTAGGATTGATCACTAATGTTACTGGTTTAACAAAAGAGTTTGATTCGAGTGTTTCCGTTTTGGATGAGTTATGTGATTTAACTATCCTTTTTGCACCAGAGCATGGGATTCGTGGAGAAGCTCAAGCAGGTGAAGATGTAGCAAGCTATTTTGATCCTTATTTCTCTAAAAAAGTGATTAGTTTGTATGGTGATAAAAGAGCTCCTTCTCTTGAAGACATTAAAGAGTTAGATGTTTTAGTTTATGATATTCAAGATATTGGTTCTCGTTACTATACCTACATCTATACGATGTATCTAAGTATGAAAGTAGCTAAAGAGGCAGATATTCAATTTATCGTCTTAGATAGAGTGGACGTTTTGGGCGGTAATCATGTCTTTGGTCATTTGATGCCAGAAGCTTATTTTTCTTTTGTGGGAATGTTACCGATTCCTAATGTATATGGTATGACAGTTGGAGAATTAGCCTATTTTTGTAATGAAGAATTAGCAGTTCAAGCAGATCTAGTGGTGGTTCCAATTAAGGGATGGAAACGCGGCATGACTTTTGAAGAAACTGGATTACCTTGGGTGATGCCGTCACCAAATATTCCAACACCAGAAACCGCTTGGCTTTACACAGGAACTTGTTTGATTGAAGGCACCAATCTCTCAGAAGGAAGAGGTACAACAAAACCTTTTGAAATAATTGGAGCTCCGTTTATTAATGGAACGAAATTAGCTGAAAATTTAAATGAATTAAGCTTGTCCGGAATAAAATTTAGACCTGTCTTTTTTACACCGACTTTTTCTAAGCATCAAGGTGAAGCCTGTGAAGGGGTTCAGTGCCATGTGTTTGATAAAGAAAAGAGTGAGCCTCTTGACGCGGTGTATAAATTATTAAGGATGATTCAAGAGATGTACCCGGATCAATTAGAAGTGAAGATTCCTTTTGAAACCTCTCCCCATTTATTCTTCACTCATTTAGCAGGTCACCCATATGAAGTAAGTATGGATGATGAAGAGTTAGTGATAGAATTTAAAGAAAAAAGAAGCAAATACCTTTTATATAAGTAG
- a CDS encoding DUF871 domain-containing protein: MRKLGISIYPEKSTVEEMKNYIEKAHQAGFSRIFSCLLSVDSQDKDVLVNEFKEINEFAKNLGFEIIIDISPKVFTDLDISYDDLSFFKEMQADGIRLDYGYGGSEESLMTFNPQGLSIEVNMSNNTHYIETVMDFLPNQYNLRGCHNFYPHRYSGLTMDYFLECTDRFKKFGLRTAAFITSQSPDSYGPWPVTDGLPTLEMHRNLPLATQIKHFISINAVDDIIISNCFASDEEFDSIKGLDLTKLCLDVELVESIPDVERSIVLEEPHYNRGDFSGNIARSTMSRVKYKGHPFPVFNAPQMIKKGDIIIESDLYGHYAGELQIALSDMENSGKSNVVGRVVEEELFLLDTIKPWQKFYFRERG, encoded by the coding sequence ATGAGAAAATTAGGTATTTCCATTTATCCCGAAAAATCAACTGTTGAAGAAATGAAAAACTATATAGAAAAAGCTCATCAAGCAGGATTCTCAAGAATTTTTTCTTGCTTATTATCTGTGGACAGTCAAGACAAAGATGTGTTAGTTAATGAATTTAAAGAAATTAATGAATTTGCTAAAAATTTAGGGTTTGAAATTATTATTGATATTAGTCCTAAAGTTTTTACTGATTTAGACATTAGCTATGATGATTTAAGTTTCTTTAAAGAGATGCAAGCAGATGGCATTCGTCTTGATTATGGTTATGGTGGTAGCGAAGAATCGTTAATGACTTTTAATCCTCAAGGGTTAAGCATTGAAGTCAACATGAGCAACAATACTCATTACATTGAAACTGTTATGGATTTCTTACCAAATCAATACAATTTAAGAGGCTGTCATAATTTTTATCCACATCGTTATTCAGGATTGACGATGGATTACTTTTTAGAGTGTACTGATAGATTTAAGAAATTTGGATTAAGAACGGCAGCCTTTATAACAAGTCAATCACCAGATAGTTATGGTCCATGGCCTGTGACAGATGGTTTACCAACATTAGAGATGCACCGTAATTTACCGTTAGCGACTCAAATTAAACATTTCATTTCAATTAACGCTGTGGATGATATTATCATTTCAAACTGTTTTGCATCAGACGAAGAATTTGATTCTATAAAAGGATTAGACTTAACTAAGCTTTGTTTGGATGTTGAATTAGTAGAAAGTATTCCCGATGTAGAGCGCTCAATTGTTTTAGAAGAGCCGCATTATAACCGTGGTGATTTTTCAGGTAATATTGCTCGATCTACGATGAGTCGTGTGAAATATAAAGGGCATCCTTTCCCAGTTTTTAACGCACCTCAAATGATTAAAAAGGGAGATATTATTATTGAAAGTGATCTATACGGTCATTATGCTGGTGAATTGCAAATTGCTTTGAGTGATATGGAAAATTCAGGTAAATCAAATGTAGTTGGAAGAGTCGTAGAAGAAGAATTATTCTTGTTAGATACAATAAAACCGTGGCAAAAATTTTATTTTAGAGAAAGAGGTTAG
- a CDS encoding PTS sugar transporter subunit IIC, with protein sequence MNKFFSWIENKMLPPMAKLAEQKHLRAVRDGIISTMPLIMIGSFFVLLVNFPIPAWTEFIQPYVPSIMLPYRITVGLMALYASYGMGYSLAKSYELDGVSGGSLALGTFLMTMTPVIGTAAESGEELGWVLPMNFLGGGGMFTAILTMILAVEILRFCKEKNVTIKLPEQVPDSVARSFEAIIPGMISLTLIWFVCHILKFNINEAIMKVFEPVVDIAGNTYLGVLIPVLLICLLWSAGVHGVSVIGSIVRPLWLVLLEQNITEVANGGVAQNIGTEGFFDLFIWIGGSGGTLALCILFMMSKSTYMKQIGKLSLIPGIFNINEPIMFGAPIVLNPILAIPFVVAPVVTTTITYVVMKLDFVAKVSVVTPFAIPAPIKAYLSTNGDWRAIILVMINLAIYFIIYYPFVKAYDKKMYAEEMAQEAN encoded by the coding sequence ATAAAATGTTGCCTCCAATGGCAAAATTAGCCGAACAAAAGCATCTAAGAGCAGTTCGTGATGGTATTATCTCAACCATGCCATTAATTATGATTGGTAGTTTCTTTGTCTTATTAGTTAATTTCCCGATTCCTGCATGGACTGAGTTTATTCAACCGTATGTTCCATCTATTATGTTACCGTATCGTATTACTGTTGGTTTGATGGCGCTTTATGCCTCATATGGTATGGGTTACTCGCTGGCTAAGTCCTATGAATTAGATGGTGTTTCTGGAGGTAGTTTGGCTCTTGGAACATTCTTAATGACTATGACACCAGTTATAGGGACAGCGGCTGAAAGTGGAGAAGAATTAGGCTGGGTTTTACCAATGAATTTCCTTGGTGGCGGAGGTATGTTTACTGCCATCTTAACAATGATTTTAGCAGTTGAAATTTTACGTTTCTGTAAGGAAAAAAATGTCACGATTAAATTACCAGAACAAGTACCAGATTCTGTTGCACGTTCTTTTGAAGCAATTATTCCAGGTATGATTTCTCTTACATTAATTTGGTTCGTTTGTCATATTTTAAAGTTCAACATCAACGAAGCTATTATGAAAGTTTTCGAACCAGTAGTTGATATTGCAGGAAATACTTACTTAGGTGTTTTAATTCCAGTATTACTAATTTGTTTACTATGGTCTGCAGGTGTACATGGTGTTTCTGTTATTGGTTCAATTGTTCGTCCGTTATGGTTAGTTTTATTAGAACAAAATATTACAGAAGTTGCTAATGGCGGTGTTGCTCAAAATATTGGGACTGAGGGATTCTTTGATTTATTTATTTGGATCGGTGGTTCAGGTGGTACGCTAGCTCTTTGTATTTTATTCATGATGAGTAAATCAACTTATATGAAACAAATCGGTAAACTATCATTAATTCCAGGTATCTTTAATATAAATGAGCCAATCATGTTTGGAGCTCCAATTGTATTAAACCCAATCTTAGCTATTCCATTTGTGGTAGCACCAGTTGTGACAACAACAATTACCTACGTTGTAATGAAACTTGATTTTGTTGCTAAAGTTTCAGTGGTAACACCATTTGCGATTCCAGCACCAATTAAAGCTTACTTATCAACAAACGGAGACTGGAGAGCAATTATTTTAGTAATGATTAACCTAGCAATTTACTTTATTATTTATTACCCATTTGTTAAAGCTTATGACAAGAAAATGTATGCTGAGGAAATGGCTCAAGAAGCAAACTAG
- a CDS encoding MurR/RpiR family transcriptional regulator, with amino-acid sequence MMTINVKRRIESIYEELTKSEKKIADFVLINPVEVTAMTTSDLAEKTGASPATVIRFCKSIGIDSFTQLKVSLASGVTKSEPTQFSDIEANEPVESIKEKLLYNAYQSMADTTKYLDDAKIETAVKAIEKAPVIYAFGIGASWLVAENFMQKFNRVGQSVIAISDVHIMLASLVSAPKNAVMLLVSNSGNTKEITYLVEAGNQHGIKTIGISQFGSNYLSKKSDIALHTVKPKEAELRSAATSSLHAQFMVVDILFFSYATRNYEKIYSTIETSRQEVKDYNKL; translated from the coding sequence ATGATGACAATAAATGTGAAAAGAAGAATAGAGAGCATTTACGAAGAACTAACAAAATCAGAAAAGAAAATTGCTGATTTTGTTTTAATCAATCCGGTTGAGGTAACGGCAATGACTACATCGGATTTAGCTGAAAAAACAGGTGCTAGTCCTGCAACGGTTATTCGTTTTTGTAAAAGTATTGGGATTGATAGCTTTACTCAATTGAAGGTGTCACTAGCTTCAGGGGTGACTAAATCAGAACCAACTCAATTCTCAGATATTGAAGCTAATGAGCCTGTTGAAAGTATAAAAGAAAAGTTATTATATAATGCTTATCAGTCAATGGCGGACACAACTAAATATTTAGATGATGCTAAAATTGAGACAGCTGTAAAAGCAATTGAAAAAGCACCAGTTATATATGCTTTTGGCATCGGAGCTTCTTGGTTGGTGGCAGAGAACTTTATGCAAAAATTTAATAGAGTAGGTCAAAGTGTTATTGCGATTTCAGATGTTCATATTATGCTAGCTAGTCTTGTTTCCGCTCCTAAAAATGCAGTTATGCTTTTAGTTTCTAATTCGGGAAACACAAAAGAGATTACTTATTTAGTAGAGGCTGGCAATCAACATGGTATTAAAACAATTGGTATTTCCCAATTTGGCTCTAATTATCTATCTAAAAAATCAGATATAGCTTTACATACAGTAAAACCAAAAGAAGCAGAATTACGAAGTGCGGCAACTAGCTCACTTCATGCCCAATTTATGGTAGTAGATATTTTATTTTTTAGTTACGCAACGAGAAACTATGAGAAAATTTACTCTACTATTGAAACATCAAGACAAGAGGTTAAAGATTACAATAAATTATAG
- a CDS encoding PTS sugar transporter subunit IIB encodes MKVLFVCSQGMSSTIAVNALKKEAASKGMEMDVLAVSTQQFPDEVKKGYDVSMVAPQIKHRFALLKEEADKAGVPCGQIEPMAYSPLGGPKLLQQVKDLLG; translated from the coding sequence ATGAAAGTATTATTCGTATGTTCACAAGGTATGTCAAGTACTATCGCAGTAAACGCATTGAAAAAAGAGGCAGCATCTAAAGGAATGGAAATGGATGTTTTAGCTGTTAGTACACAACAATTTCCAGATGAAGTGAAAAAAGGTTACGATGTTTCTATGGTAGCTCCTCAAATTAAGCATCGCTTTGCTCTTTTAAAAGAAGAAGCAGATAAAGCTGGTGTTCCATGTGGACAAATTGAACCAATGGCATATAGCCCATTAGGCGGTCCAAAACTTTTACAACAAGTAAAAGACTTGCTTGGCTAA